In Gossypium arboreum isolate Shixiya-1 chromosome 5, ASM2569848v2, whole genome shotgun sequence, a single genomic region encodes these proteins:
- the LOC108451293 gene encoding uncharacterized protein LOC108451293 → MAEYWLEETERMINDLDCTLEQKIKGAVSLLHDEAYQWWLMVEEGDRSIVEYEAEFLRLSRYARGMMASEYERCVQFEDGLRDNLRVLIAPQREREFVVLIEKGNITGDVKRVEHHNRDRKRGNNKRDSKPYSSV, encoded by the exons ATGgccgagtattggttggaggaAACTGAGAGGATGATAAATGATTTAGACTGTACTCTCGAGCAAAAAATTAAGGGTGCAGTCTCTTTACTTCATGACGAGGCATATCAATGGTGGTTAATggttgaggagg GTGATAGATCTATAGtcgagtatgaggctgagtttctgaggctgagccgcTACGCTCGAGGCATGATGGCTTCTGAGTATGAGAGGTGTGTTCAGTTTGAAGATGGCTTGAGGGATAACTTGAGGGTActgattgctccacagagggagcgggaGTTTGTAGTTCTCATTGAGAAGGGGAATATCACAGGGGATGTTAAGCGCGTAGAGCACCATAATAGGGACCGAAAGAGGGGGAATAATAAAAGGGATTCGAAGCCCTATAGTTCTGTTtaa